One part of the Mycolicibacterium aromaticivorans JS19b1 = JCM 16368 genome encodes these proteins:
- the hisS gene encoding histidine--tRNA ligase — protein sequence MSEFQAPKGVPDYLPPESAEFVAVRDGLLRTARLAGYGDVELPIFEDTALFARGVGESTDVVSKEMYTFADRGERSVTLRPEGTAGVMRAVIEHGLDRGALPVKLCYAGPFFRYERPQAGRYRQLQQVGVEAIGVDDPALDAEVIAVADAGFRSLGLDGFRLEITSLGDDTCRPQYRELLQEFLFKLDLDEETRTRAEINPLRVLDDKRPAMREATADAPVMLDHLSDGAKQHFDTVLAHLDALGVRYVVNPRMVRGLDYYTKTTFEFVHDGLGAQSGIGGGGRYDGLMRQLGGQDLSGIGFGLGVDRTVLALRAEGKTVGNPSRCDVFGVPLGEQAKLVVATLAAALRAEGVRVDLAYGDRGLKGAMRAADRSGARIAVVAGDRDIEAGTVGVKDLATGTQVDISVDSLVAEVITRLA from the coding sequence GTGAGCGAATTCCAGGCGCCCAAGGGTGTCCCTGACTACCTGCCGCCCGAGTCCGCCGAGTTCGTCGCGGTCCGCGATGGTCTGTTGCGGACCGCCCGGCTGGCCGGCTACGGCGACGTCGAGCTGCCGATCTTCGAGGACACGGCGCTGTTCGCCCGCGGGGTGGGCGAATCAACCGACGTGGTGTCCAAGGAGATGTACACCTTCGCCGACCGCGGCGAGAGGTCGGTGACGCTGCGCCCCGAGGGCACCGCGGGAGTGATGCGCGCGGTCATCGAGCATGGTCTGGACCGAGGGGCCTTACCGGTCAAGCTCTGCTACGCGGGCCCGTTCTTCCGCTACGAGCGTCCGCAGGCCGGTCGATACCGGCAGCTGCAGCAGGTCGGGGTCGAGGCCATCGGCGTCGACGACCCGGCGCTGGACGCCGAGGTGATCGCCGTCGCCGACGCCGGTTTCCGGTCGTTGGGGCTGGACGGGTTCCGCCTCGAGATCACCTCGCTGGGCGACGACACCTGTCGGCCGCAGTACCGGGAGCTGTTGCAGGAGTTCCTGTTCAAGTTGGATCTCGACGAAGAGACGCGCACCCGGGCGGAGATCAACCCGCTGCGGGTGCTCGACGACAAGCGGCCGGCGATGCGCGAGGCGACCGCCGACGCGCCGGTGATGCTCGACCACCTGTCCGATGGGGCCAAGCAGCACTTCGACACCGTGCTGGCGCATCTCGATGCACTCGGCGTGCGGTACGTGGTCAATCCGCGGATGGTGCGTGGCCTGGACTACTACACCAAGACCACATTCGAGTTCGTGCACGACGGCCTCGGCGCGCAATCCGGGATCGGCGGCGGCGGCCGGTACGACGGTTTGATGCGTCAGCTCGGCGGCCAGGATCTGTCGGGCATCGGGTTCGGGCTCGGCGTCGACCGGACCGTTCTGGCGTTGCGGGCCGAAGGCAAGACGGTCGGAAACCCAAGTCGCTGCGACGTTTTCGGGGTACCGCTGGGCGAGCAGGCGAAGTTGGTGGTGGCGACGCTGGCGGCGGCTCTGCGCGCCGAGGGCGTGCGCGTCGACTTGGCGTACGGCGACCGCGGACTCAAGGGAGCGATGCGTGCGGCTGATCGTTCAGGCGCGCGCATCGCGGTGGTAGCAGGCGACCGGGACATCGAGGCCGGCACCGTGGGCGTCAAAGACCTCGCCACCGGCACGCAAGTCGATATCTCGGTCGACTCGCTTGTCGCAGAAGTGATTACGCGGCTGGCCTAG
- a CDS encoding MBL fold metallo-hydrolase codes for MLLTGFPAGMLACNCYVLAPHAGADAIVVDPGQRAFAALRRILDENRLTPAAVLLTHGHIDHIWSAQKVGDTFGCPVYIHPEDRFMLSDPIRGFGPRIGQIALGALFREPRQVVELDRDGDKIDLGGITVTVDHAPGHTKGSVVFRVDRASGFGAKDGSDSGIGGVPMAFTGDTLFKQTVGRTDLPGGSGRDLLSSIVGKLLVLDDDTLVLPGHGESTTIGLERRTNPFLEGLT; via the coding sequence GTGTTACTCACCGGTTTCCCGGCGGGCATGTTGGCATGCAATTGCTACGTGCTGGCCCCACACGCCGGGGCGGACGCGATCGTCGTCGACCCGGGGCAGCGAGCTTTTGCCGCCTTGCGCCGCATTCTCGACGAGAACCGGCTGACCCCGGCGGCGGTCCTGCTCACCCACGGGCACATCGACCACATCTGGTCGGCGCAGAAGGTGGGTGACACCTTCGGCTGCCCGGTGTACATCCACCCCGAGGACCGCTTCATGCTCTCCGATCCGATCCGCGGATTCGGGCCGCGCATCGGCCAGATCGCGCTGGGCGCGTTGTTCCGCGAGCCCAGACAGGTCGTCGAACTGGACCGCGACGGCGACAAGATCGACCTCGGTGGCATCACGGTGACGGTCGATCACGCGCCCGGCCACACCAAGGGGTCGGTGGTGTTCCGGGTGGACCGGGCCTCCGGGTTCGGCGCGAAGGACGGCAGCGACTCGGGGATCGGTGGAGTCCCGATGGCGTTCACCGGTGACACCTTGTTCAAACAAACTGTCGGCCGTACAGATCTGCCGGGTGGCAGCGGGAGGGATCTCCTGAGCTCGATCGTCGGCAAACTGTTGGTGCTCGACGACGACACCCTGGTATTACCGGGGCACGGTGAATCCACCACCATCGGTCTCGAACGCCGTACCAACCCCTTTCTCGAAGGTTTGACGTGA
- a CDS encoding peptidylprolyl isomerase, translating to MPTNEQRRATAKRKLERQLERRAQQEKRQRMFVVIGGVVAIAVAAALIVTFVLTNKDGKDTKTASGATSTAPVDAGAGPSTSPPATGGLPPFKAAANLGANCQYPATSEPAAKKVDAPHSGKVPTTPATVTASMSTNQGNLGLVLDNAKAPCTVNSFASLAQKGYFNDTPCHRLTTSPSLSVLQCGDPTGQGTGGPGYQFANEYPTDQYPPNDPALQQPVTYPRGTLAMANAGPGTNGSQFFLVYKDSQLPPNYTAFGTIDATGLATLDKIAAAGVAGGGQDGKPATDVRIKSILLD from the coding sequence GTGCCCACCAACGAACAACGACGTGCGACGGCCAAGCGCAAGCTCGAGCGACAGCTGGAGCGCCGCGCTCAACAGGAGAAGCGCCAGCGGATGTTCGTCGTCATCGGCGGCGTGGTCGCAATCGCCGTGGCCGCGGCCCTGATCGTCACGTTCGTGCTGACCAACAAGGACGGCAAGGACACCAAGACCGCGTCGGGCGCCACCAGCACCGCCCCCGTCGACGCCGGCGCTGGTCCGTCGACGAGTCCCCCGGCAACCGGCGGCCTGCCGCCGTTCAAGGCCGCCGCGAACCTGGGCGCCAACTGCCAGTACCCGGCCACGTCCGAGCCGGCAGCCAAGAAGGTCGACGCGCCCCACAGCGGCAAGGTTCCCACCACCCCGGCGACGGTGACCGCCAGCATGAGCACCAACCAGGGCAACCTGGGCCTGGTGCTGGACAACGCGAAGGCCCCGTGCACGGTCAACAGCTTCGCCAGCCTGGCGCAGAAGGGGTACTTCAACGACACCCCCTGCCACCGGCTGACCACCTCGCCGTCGCTGTCGGTGCTGCAGTGCGGCGATCCGACCGGCCAGGGCACCGGCGGCCCCGGCTACCAGTTCGCCAACGAATACCCCACCGATCAGTACCCCCCGAATGACCCCGCCCTGCAGCAGCCGGTGACCTATCCGCGCGGGACGCTGGCCATGGCCAATGCCGGCCCGGGCACCAACGGAAGCCAGTTCTTCCTGGTCTACAAGGATTCGCAGTTGCCGCCCAACTACACCGCGTTCGGCACGATCGACGCGACCGGCCTGGCGACGCTGGACAAGATCGCGGCGGCCGGTGTCGCCGGCGGTGGTCAGGACGGCAAGCCGGCAACTGACGTGCGAATCAAGTCGATCCTGCTGGACTAG
- a CDS encoding peptidylprolyl isomerase, with protein MSQPPPYYPPPYGPPYGPGPYPYPAPKPTNGMAIASLICAFVFAPLGIIFGHVSLSQIKKSGEDGRGLAVAGLVISYLVTVLSIVVIVAGVAFFSWMGRELEKTGGAGIPRTLPGGSGQLPPFDPPATLGANCQYPATATPADKPVTPPVAGKVSTTPATVDATVVTNAGPIVIHLDNAKAPCTVNSFESLVRQNYFDNTPCHRLTHLPSLSVLQCGDPTGQGTGGPGYRFANEYPTNQFRPFDPALRQAVKYPRGTLAMANAGPDTNGSQFFIVYRDSMLPPTYTAFGQVDKTGFGIIDDIAAVGIAGGSDDGKPARPVTIKSIRMN; from the coding sequence ATGAGCCAGCCTCCGCCCTACTACCCGCCGCCGTACGGTCCGCCGTACGGGCCCGGCCCGTATCCCTATCCGGCGCCGAAGCCGACCAACGGGATGGCAATCGCGTCGCTGATCTGCGCGTTCGTCTTCGCACCGCTGGGCATCATCTTCGGCCACGTCTCGCTGTCGCAGATCAAGAAGTCCGGCGAGGACGGGCGGGGCCTGGCGGTCGCCGGACTGGTGATCAGCTACCTGGTGACCGTCTTGAGCATCGTCGTGATCGTCGCCGGGGTGGCGTTCTTCTCGTGGATGGGCCGGGAGCTGGAGAAGACCGGCGGGGCGGGCATCCCGCGTACCCTCCCGGGTGGCAGCGGACAGCTTCCGCCGTTCGATCCGCCGGCCACGCTCGGCGCGAACTGCCAGTACCCGGCCACCGCGACCCCGGCCGACAAGCCGGTCACACCGCCGGTCGCCGGCAAGGTGTCGACCACGCCGGCGACGGTGGACGCGACCGTGGTCACCAACGCCGGCCCGATCGTCATCCATCTCGACAATGCCAAGGCGCCGTGCACGGTGAACAGCTTCGAAAGCCTGGTCCGGCAGAACTACTTCGACAACACGCCGTGCCACCGGCTGACCCACTTGCCGTCACTTTCGGTGCTGCAGTGCGGCGACCCGACCGGCCAGGGCACGGGTGGGCCCGGGTACCGGTTCGCCAACGAGTATCCGACGAACCAGTTCCGCCCGTTCGATCCGGCACTGCGACAGGCCGTGAAGTATCCGCGCGGGACGTTGGCCATGGCCAACGCCGGGCCCGACACCAACGGCAGCCAGTTCTTCATCGTCTACCGCGACTCGATGCTGCCGCCGACGTACACGGCGTTCGGGCAGGTCGATAAGACGGGTTTCGGAATCATCGACGACATCGCCGCCGTTGGCATCGCCGGCGGTTCTGACGACGGCAAGCCGGCCAGGCCGGTGACGATCAAGTCGATCCGGATGAACTGA
- a CDS encoding RelA/SpoT family protein, which produces MADDNLSLTAAPAPVSDVVPPAEPRTEPPKTTSSASRRVRARLARRMTSQRSTVNPVLEPLVAVHREFYPKADLAILQRAYEVAEAKHADQLRRSGDPYITHPLAVANILAELGMDTITLVAALLHDTVEDTGYAMEALTADFGEEVAHLVDGVTKLDKVALGTAAEGETIRKMIIAMARDPRVLVIKVADRLHNMRTMRFLPPEKQARKARETLEVIAPLAHRLGMATVKWELEDLSFAILHPKRYEEIVRLVADRAPSRDTYLAKVRVEINSALSGMKINASVEGRPKHYWSIYQKMIVKGRDFDDIHDLVGVRILCDEIRDCYAAVGVVHSLWQPMPGRFKDYIAQPRFGVYQSLHTTVVGPEGKPLEVQIRTRDMHDTAEFGIAAHWRYKESKGRNGVPHPHSAAEIDETAWMRQLLDWQREAADPGEFLESLRYDLAVQEIFVFTPKGDVVTLPAGSTPVDFAYAVHTEVGHRCIGARVDGRLVALERKLENGERVEVFTSKAPNAGPSRDWQGFVVSPRAKAKIRQWFAKERRDEALEAGKDSIAREVRRGGLPLQKLVNGEAMAALAQELRYADVSALYTAVGEGHVSPRHVVQRLVAQLGGAESAEDELAERSTPATMPVRQRSSDDTGVAVPGATGVLTKLAKCCTPVPGDNIMGFVTRGGGVSVHRTDCTNAASLQQQSERIIEVNWAPSPTSVFLVAIQVEALDRHRLLSDVTRVLADERVNILSASVTTSNDRVAVSRFTFEMGDPKHLGHVLNAVRNIEGVYDVYRVTSAA; this is translated from the coding sequence ATGGCAGACGACAACCTGTCGCTGACCGCCGCGCCGGCCCCGGTCTCCGATGTCGTGCCGCCCGCTGAGCCGCGGACCGAACCCCCCAAAACCACCAGCAGCGCATCGCGGCGCGTCCGCGCCCGGCTCGCTCGGCGGATGACGTCGCAGCGCAGCACCGTCAACCCGGTCCTCGAACCACTGGTGGCAGTCCACCGGGAGTTCTACCCGAAGGCCGACCTGGCGATCCTGCAGCGCGCCTACGAGGTGGCCGAGGCCAAGCACGCCGATCAGCTGCGCCGCTCCGGCGATCCCTACATCACCCACCCGCTGGCCGTCGCGAACATCCTCGCCGAACTCGGCATGGACACCATCACGCTGGTGGCCGCGCTGCTGCACGACACGGTGGAGGACACCGGTTACGCCATGGAGGCGCTGACCGCCGACTTCGGCGAAGAGGTCGCCCACCTGGTGGACGGAGTGACCAAGCTGGACAAGGTCGCGCTGGGCACCGCCGCCGAGGGCGAGACCATCCGCAAGATGATCATCGCGATGGCGCGCGATCCGCGGGTGTTGGTCATCAAGGTCGCCGACCGGCTGCACAACATGCGCACCATGCGGTTCCTGCCGCCGGAGAAGCAGGCCCGCAAAGCTCGCGAGACACTGGAAGTGATTGCCCCCCTTGCCCATCGACTGGGGATGGCGACGGTCAAGTGGGAACTCGAGGATCTGTCGTTCGCGATCCTGCACCCCAAGCGTTACGAGGAGATCGTCCGGCTGGTCGCCGACCGCGCGCCATCGCGGGACACCTATCTGGCCAAGGTCCGCGTCGAGATCAACAGCGCGCTGTCGGGGATGAAGATCAACGCCAGCGTGGAGGGCAGACCGAAGCACTACTGGTCGATCTACCAGAAGATGATCGTCAAGGGCCGCGACTTCGACGACATCCACGACCTGGTCGGTGTGCGGATCCTCTGCGACGAGATCCGTGACTGTTATGCCGCTGTCGGCGTTGTGCATTCGCTGTGGCAGCCGATGCCCGGCCGGTTCAAGGACTACATCGCCCAGCCCCGGTTCGGGGTGTACCAGTCGCTGCACACAACGGTCGTCGGACCGGAAGGCAAGCCGCTGGAGGTGCAGATCCGCACCCGCGACATGCACGACACCGCGGAGTTCGGCATCGCGGCGCACTGGCGCTACAAGGAATCCAAGGGCCGCAACGGTGTTCCGCATCCGCACAGCGCCGCCGAGATCGACGAGACGGCCTGGATGCGCCAGCTTCTGGACTGGCAGCGGGAAGCCGCGGACCCCGGCGAGTTCCTGGAGTCGCTGCGGTACGACCTTGCGGTGCAGGAGATTTTCGTGTTCACCCCGAAGGGCGACGTGGTCACCCTGCCGGCCGGCTCGACGCCGGTGGACTTCGCGTACGCGGTGCACACCGAGGTCGGCCACCGCTGCATCGGGGCCCGGGTCGACGGCCGCCTGGTGGCGTTGGAACGCAAGCTCGAAAACGGTGAGCGGGTGGAGGTTTTCACCTCCAAGGCTCCCAATGCCGGGCCGTCCCGCGACTGGCAGGGCTTCGTGGTGTCGCCGCGGGCCAAGGCCAAGATCCGGCAGTGGTTCGCCAAGGAGCGCCGCGATGAGGCGCTGGAAGCGGGCAAGGACTCGATAGCGCGCGAAGTGCGCCGTGGCGGGCTGCCGTTGCAGAAACTGGTCAACGGTGAGGCGATGGCGGCACTGGCCCAGGAACTGCGGTATGCCGATGTCTCGGCGCTGTACACCGCGGTCGGGGAGGGGCACGTATCGCCGCGGCACGTCGTGCAGCGGCTGGTGGCACAACTCGGCGGTGCCGAGAGTGCCGAAGACGAACTGGCCGAGCGCTCCACGCCGGCGACGATGCCGGTGCGTCAGCGCAGCAGCGACGACACCGGGGTTGCCGTGCCTGGTGCGACCGGGGTGCTGACCAAGCTGGCCAAGTGCTGCACTCCGGTTCCCGGCGACAACATCATGGGCTTCGTCACCCGGGGTGGCGGGGTCAGCGTGCACCGCACCGACTGCACCAATGCCGCGTCCCTGCAACAACAGTCGGAACGCATCATCGAGGTGAACTGGGCACCGTCGCCGACCTCGGTGTTCCTGGTGGCCATCCAGGTCGAAGCACTTGATCGGCACCGGCTGCTCTCCGATGTCACGAGGGTGCTCGCCGACGAACGCGTCAACATCCTGTCGGCGTCGGTCACCACATCCAACGATCGAGTTGCGGTGAGCCGCTTCACTTTCGAGATGGGTGATCCCAAACATCTCGGCCACGTGCTCAACGCGGTCCGCAACATCGAGGGTGTCTACGACGTGTACCGGGTGACCAGCGCGGCCTGA
- a CDS encoding Ig-like domain-containing protein has protein sequence MQSTILVPRLAAAAFAVGVGLAIGSACATASADTPDSSSSARTSTSVGHGPAKPRARAAATTPSTAKTVKAAAAHAARVTPSAAVASSTPTTKLRAPSQLRIDVDILAANVASLLGYAPNPATTGGVGAVLPLRTMIFDAVDAVRRATDRSAVNGVPALHPREVYEFVTGEVIGDLVPSDPNGDKLTYRVAQGPANGTLTINPNGTYYYKPTNDFARAGGIDTFTVVADDGQHGLTVVPVNVTVRPTLGVTERFWFRNYTLAPLKFNGYAGGTGDLDGGPAVGTVIMPGGEAGWDVNWYLFRVGDIVTNFGTVGFGYTPSNFGYVPDGYQGTTFQVKFQTKPRATSCGSGGNGECNVPNDKMAIGQDRGAPTITLGAADAAKIAAVLPNVCYDGSIANCSFTAKSEVKGFSPVRTVGTPVSNTTSTPTTYSISIADQVSQSDTVGLSVKLSGGGLAKLASIINIEITANYSHTWVQTHTFTQTVNVPVAPGKTAWIEGSVPVWNVTGDFTIKLGNSTYQLNGATFSTPNPNEPGSYVIRDKPIASALD, from the coding sequence GTGCAATCCACCATTCTGGTTCCGCGGCTCGCCGCAGCAGCTTTCGCCGTCGGGGTGGGGCTGGCGATCGGCAGTGCCTGCGCGACGGCATCCGCCGATACGCCGGATTCGTCGTCGTCCGCTCGCACCTCGACGAGTGTCGGGCACGGACCGGCCAAGCCGCGCGCTCGCGCCGCGGCGACCACCCCGTCGACGGCCAAGACTGTCAAGGCGGCTGCTGCACATGCCGCACGCGTGACGCCGTCCGCGGCGGTCGCGTCGTCGACCCCCACCACGAAGCTGCGCGCGCCGTCGCAACTGCGGATCGATGTCGACATCCTTGCCGCCAATGTCGCCAGCCTGCTGGGCTATGCCCCGAACCCGGCCACCACCGGTGGCGTCGGCGCGGTGCTGCCATTGCGCACCATGATCTTCGACGCGGTCGACGCGGTGCGGCGAGCCACGGATCGCAGCGCGGTCAATGGCGTTCCGGCACTGCACCCGCGTGAGGTGTACGAATTCGTCACCGGCGAGGTGATCGGTGATTTGGTGCCCTCTGACCCCAACGGCGACAAGCTGACGTACCGAGTCGCCCAGGGGCCGGCCAACGGCACGCTGACGATCAACCCGAACGGTACCTACTACTACAAGCCCACCAACGATTTTGCCCGAGCTGGCGGCATCGACACCTTCACTGTCGTCGCCGATGACGGGCAGCACGGTTTGACGGTGGTCCCGGTGAACGTCACGGTCAGGCCGACCCTCGGGGTGACGGAAAGGTTCTGGTTCCGGAACTACACGCTGGCGCCGCTGAAGTTCAACGGCTATGCCGGCGGCACCGGTGATCTGGACGGCGGCCCAGCGGTCGGCACGGTCATCATGCCGGGCGGTGAGGCCGGCTGGGACGTCAATTGGTACCTGTTCCGTGTCGGTGACATCGTCACCAATTTCGGCACCGTCGGCTTCGGGTACACCCCGTCCAACTTCGGATACGTGCCCGACGGCTACCAGGGCACGACGTTCCAGGTGAAGTTCCAGACCAAGCCTCGGGCCACCAGCTGCGGCTCCGGCGGCAACGGGGAATGCAATGTCCCGAATGACAAGATGGCGATCGGGCAGGACAGGGGAGCCCCGACGATCACCCTCGGCGCGGCGGACGCGGCCAAGATCGCGGCGGTGCTTCCGAACGTCTGCTACGACGGCTCGATCGCGAACTGCAGCTTCACCGCGAAGAGCGAGGTGAAGGGCTTCAGCCCGGTGCGGACCGTCGGCACCCCGGTGTCGAACACCACCTCGACACCGACCACCTACAGCATCTCCATCGCCGACCAGGTGTCGCAGTCCGACACCGTGGGGTTGAGCGTGAAGCTGTCCGGTGGCGGTCTGGCCAAGCTCGCGTCGATCATCAACATCGAGATCACCGCCAACTACTCCCATACGTGGGTACAGACCCACACCTTCACGCAGACGGTGAACGTGCCGGTCGCCCCGGGCAAGACCGCATGGATCGAAGGTTCGGTTCCGGTGTGGAACGTGACCGGCGACTTCACCATCAAGCTCGGCAACTCGACCTACCAGCTCAACGGCGCGACGTTCTCGACGCCGAATCCGAACGAGCCCGGTAGCTACGTCATCCGGGACAAGCCGATCGCGTCCGCGCTGGATTAG
- a CDS encoding adenine phosphoribosyltransferase, with amino-acid sequence MKALIREVPDFPEPGIQFKDLTPVLADRHGLAVITAAMAEIAEGADLVAGIDARGFLLGGAVAHRLGIGVLAVRKGGKLPPPVHSETYTLEYGTATLEIPADGIDLAGRRVVIIDDVLATGGTLAAARSLLAASGAEVPAAAVVLELPGLGGREKVAPLQVTSLQTV; translated from the coding sequence CTGAAGGCGCTCATCCGCGAGGTGCCGGATTTCCCGGAGCCGGGCATTCAATTCAAGGACCTCACCCCGGTGCTGGCCGACCGGCACGGTCTGGCCGTCATCACCGCCGCGATGGCCGAGATCGCCGAGGGTGCCGATCTGGTGGCCGGCATCGATGCCCGCGGATTCCTGCTCGGCGGCGCGGTCGCCCATCGGCTCGGTATCGGCGTGCTGGCCGTCCGCAAAGGCGGGAAGCTGCCTCCGCCGGTGCACAGCGAGACCTACACGCTCGAATACGGCACGGCCACATTGGAGATCCCGGCCGACGGGATCGACCTGGCCGGTCGGCGTGTCGTCATCATCGACGACGTGCTCGCCACCGGCGGAACCCTTGCTGCGGCGCGTTCACTGTTGGCGGCAAGTGGTGCGGAGGTGCCCGCTGCCGCGGTGGTGCTGGAACTGCCTGGGCTCGGCGGGCGCGAGAAGGTCGCGCCGCTGCAGGTGACCAGCCTGCAAACCGTCTGA
- a CDS encoding ABC transporter substrate-binding protein codes for MAVRRRRAAAVAVAAVLGVLAPSVLTSCSGSPADQINYAVDGMLLTYNTNTVRGAASAGPQAFARVLTGFNFHGPDGQVLADHDFGSVSVVGRDPLVLDYQIADNAVYSDGKPVTCDDMVLAWAAQSGRFPAFDAASRAGYLDIDTVDCQPGQKKARVTYFPGRAVTDYLQLFTATSMMPSHVLGDVLGLDVTRTIQGGDPAAIDRIAQAWNSVWDLKPGLTADDLKRFPSSGPYKIDAVLPEGAVVLTANDRWWGAKPITKRITVWPRGVDVQDRINSGTFQVVDVATGSSGTLTTPDGYDRRELPSGGIEQLIFAPAGPLAATPARRAVALCTPRDLIALNAEEPISNARLNPASDDAFSGIEGVAIGPQFGAANPDAARDALGGQPLTVRIGYQAPNPRLAATVGAITKSCAVAGITVVDATSESAGPQALRDGQLDVLLASTGGATGSGSTGSSALDAYTLFAGNGNNLPRYSNPQIDGIISALAITSDSKEQARSLADSSPILWGDMPTLPLYRQQRTMLVSKKMYAVEGNPTKWGAGWNMDRWVFEK; via the coding sequence ATGGCAGTCAGGCGCAGGCGCGCCGCCGCTGTCGCAGTGGCCGCCGTCCTGGGGGTGCTCGCGCCGAGCGTCCTGACGTCGTGTTCGGGTAGTCCGGCGGACCAGATCAACTACGCCGTCGACGGCATGCTGCTCACCTACAACACAAATACGGTGCGCGGGGCGGCCTCGGCGGGTCCGCAGGCTTTCGCGCGGGTCCTCACCGGCTTCAATTTCCACGGGCCCGACGGCCAGGTGCTGGCCGATCACGACTTCGGGTCGGTGTCGGTGGTGGGCCGTGATCCGCTTGTGCTGGACTACCAAATCGCCGACAACGCAGTGTATTCCGACGGCAAGCCGGTGACCTGTGACGACATGGTGCTGGCGTGGGCGGCGCAGTCGGGGCGGTTCCCGGCGTTCGATGCCGCCAGCCGCGCCGGCTACCTGGACATCGACACCGTGGACTGTCAGCCGGGCCAGAAGAAGGCCCGGGTCACGTACTTTCCGGGCCGCGCCGTCACCGACTACCTGCAGCTGTTCACCGCCACCTCGATGATGCCGTCGCACGTGCTCGGCGACGTCCTCGGGCTCGACGTCACCCGGACCATCCAGGGCGGCGATCCCGCAGCCATCGACCGCATCGCCCAGGCATGGAACTCGGTGTGGGATCTCAAGCCCGGACTGACTGCCGACGACCTCAAACGCTTTCCGTCGTCGGGGCCGTACAAGATCGATGCGGTGCTGCCCGAGGGCGCGGTGGTGCTCACCGCCAACGACCGCTGGTGGGGCGCCAAGCCGATCACCAAGCGGATCACGGTGTGGCCGCGCGGTGTCGACGTACAAGACCGCATCAACAGCGGCACGTTCCAGGTGGTCGACGTGGCCACCGGATCGTCGGGCACGCTGACCACCCCCGACGGCTACGACCGCCGCGAGCTGCCGTCCGGCGGGATCGAGCAGCTGATCTTCGCCCCGGCCGGCCCATTGGCCGCGACGCCGGCCCGCCGCGCGGTTGCGCTGTGCACCCCGCGCGACCTGATCGCGTTGAACGCCGAGGAGCCGATCTCGAATGCCCGCCTCAATCCCGCCAGCGACGACGCCTTCAGCGGCATCGAAGGAGTGGCGATCGGCCCTCAGTTCGGTGCGGCCAACCCAGACGCCGCCCGCGATGCGCTCGGCGGCCAGCCGCTGACCGTGCGGATCGGCTACCAGGCGCCCAACCCGCGGCTGGCGGCCACGGTCGGCGCGATCACGAAGTCGTGCGCGGTGGCCGGTATCACCGTCGTCGATGCGACGTCGGAGTCGGCGGGTCCGCAGGCGCTGCGTGACGGCCAGCTCGACGTCCTGCTGGCCAGCACCGGCGGCGCGACCGGCAGCGGCTCGACCGGGTCGTCGGCGCTGGATGCCTACACGTTGTTCGCCGGCAACGGCAACAACTTGCCGCGGTACTCCAATCCGCAGATCGACGGCATCATCTCGGCGCTGGCCATCACTTCCGATTCGAAGGAACAGGCCAGGTCGCTGGCTGACAGTTCACCGATTCTGTGGGGCGACATGCCCACCCTGCCGCTGTACCGTCAGCAGCGCACGATGCTGGTATCGAAGAAGATGTATGCCGTCGAGGGCAATCCCACCAAGTGGGGCGCGGGCTGGAACATGGACAGGTGGGTGTTCGAGAAGTGA